Below is a genomic region from Anabas testudineus chromosome 13, fAnaTes1.2, whole genome shotgun sequence.
CCGTCCTTCCCACTGGACTCAACACCGGCTCTGAGCCCCTCACATCCAGCCTTCCTCCTGCCCAGCccgtcctcttcctcctcctcctcctcctccacccttcACTGTGGAGGCCCAGAGCCCGACTCCCCAACAGGATCCAGTTCCAGCAGAAGCAGCATGAAAGTATCGGAGGCTTCGATCCAGTTCTCACTGTCACAGACGAACTTGTTCTCAGCACAGGTGAAGAACCTGCAGGTTTTCTCcttcatattttacagttgaaTCTCATtaacttaaccctaacccttaatacatcatttatttacaacataACACAAGCTTTACTGAATTGGCACAAACTCAGGGTCCCAAGAAGTCAAGTGGGCCCTTGATGTGAGTCTGTGTATGAATTACTAATTAATATCATTCAAGTTGACATAAAACCGAGGAACCTGCTCTAAGAGACGGACGACAAGTAAAACGACATGCTACAGAAATTCAGACCTAAAAAGATAAAACGATGTCAAGTGTTCTTCTAATCAATCTGTCGTTTGGTTCCTCCGTCAGTGCTGCGCtgacttcagtgttttctctgtgcaggtCGACTCCGTCCTGAGAGGCGACTATCTGATGCAGATGGGAGCCGTGGGGCCGAAGAAGCTGTGCCTGGTGTGTGGAGACTTCGCCTCTGGTTATCACTACGGCGTGGCGTCCTGTGAGGCCTGCAAGGCGTTCTTCAAGAGGACCGTTCAAGGTGAGAACCACAGACCTTCGATTAGTGTGTGAAAATATCAGCTGCTGATTTCTCTCGTCAGCTGGAACAGTGCAGATGATTAATTGGACTCAGTTCTGGACCAATTCAAATAggttttactttgtaaaatcAGGTTTTCTACTTTAAATTCACGTCAGCTTTTCATGCGACTCAGACTCAGACATTCGGTTCCTGTCACTGCTCGTCAATATCTTGTTATCAGGACTCTGGAGTTTAAGCTCCAATAAACACTTGcagtgggggggtgggggagtCCAGACAGACTTTCTATAGATTTCTGTGAGAACCGACAGTCGAACACGAGCAGCCGCACATGTTTTTAACTCCATCATATAATTACTCACAAATCTTCCAGTGACTTGATCCAGTCTTCAACCAGGTCTCAGTTAAAATGTTGATGATGCTGGTGTCTGTGGTTACCTAGGCAACATCGAGTACAGCTGTCCGGTGATGAACAAGTGTGAGATCAccaagaggagaaggaaagccTGTCAAGCCTGCCGCTTCCAGAAATGTCTCCAAGCTGGGATGATGAGAGAAGGTATTTTATAAACGGATGAAAAGTagtgtaaagaaataaatgaagaacTGTGCAGCCACATGTCGGCCATATTACAATACCATACCATACCATACCATACCATACCATACCATAccatatatataaaatatacgCTGACCCCTGCACCAGAGGAAGAGGCTGacaagataataataataataataataataataataatataataataataataataataataataataataataataataataaaagaaatctataatatatgaaataatTAGTGTTAATAAAACGGAAAATAAATCATTCAAACAACTGCTAAATGAATCCAGATGCAAACCGAAGCATAAAGTAAAAAGAGGATTTGAAAAAGTCGAGTGATGCAGAACAACGGAAGACACAGGAAGTGATCCAAACTGACCTCAGAGGATCAGAGGAGCTGAAAGGTGAAACCCTGTGTCTGTGTCGCAGGTGTTCGTATGGACCGGGTCAGAGGAGGACGGCAGAAATacaagaggcagacagagaccGGGCTGAGTTCAAACTGCAGAACCTCCGCTCACTGTGGCAACAGCAGTGAGTTTTGGTTCCATTCAGACTTTCTGTGGATCCTGGATTCTGGCTCctttaattacttttattactgCTCTGTAGGAAACAAGGTGATTTCccatctgctgctgacagagcCCGCCCCACTGGCTGCCACTCATGATGATTCAACCAATGACGGCAGCCTGCGGACCCTGCTGACCCTCTGTGACCTCCTGAACCGGGAGCTGCTGGTTCTTATTGGCTGGGCTAAACAGATTCCAGGTACCAGCATCGAGGGTGCACATCAAGGTCGAACCTTTAGTACCGGAAGTACTAACATGTCCCGCCTCTGACAGGTTTCTCCGGGCTCTCATTGGTCGACCAGATGTCGCTGCTGCAGAGCGGTTGGATGGAGGCGCTGCTGGTCGGCGTGGCCTGGCGCTCACAGGACGCAGCTGGAGAGGAGCTCGTGTTCAGCGGGAACCTGCGGCTGGACGAGGGTCAGTGTCGTGCCACAGGATTGGACGACTTGTACGAGGCTCTGTGTCACCTGACGGCCAAATACCGGGCGATGAACCTGAGCCCCGAGGAGGTGGTGACGCTGAAGGCCATGGTGCTGGCCAACTCTGGTAGGTTTCCAGTGCTTCACAGCACAGTCAGGGAAGTTACATCAGTTCTCAGTTGAACATATTAAGCTGCTGACGTCATCCCTGAAGTGACACGACATGcagtaaaatgtactttaagtgCAGAAGtagcagtactgcagtaaaactgGGACTTCTGAGTATTGAACACGTGTTGAACTTGATGAACCAGGTTTCTACAGGAATCCAACACTTGTTCGGTTTAATTAGAGAACCACTTCAAAAGCAAACAGTACTTGGAGTACTCAAGGAgtatttaaagataaatataaaacacagtttagtttggTGAGTTTCACTTAGACCAACTTTAGACCTGAtccagatcacacacacacactctttaatAGTTGAAGTAGTGCTGTGGTTTCTGAGCAGGACCTGGTCTCAGGTGGTCTagatgtgaaattaaatcaaacagagctgcagcagaagccGAACGGTCCGTTTGTAATTCGACTTCAGTTTC
It encodes:
- the LOC113172552 gene encoding estrogen-related receptor gamma-like; this encodes MELKDFCLTDCHFLEPQRLLDSSSSSSSSSPSSPASLLYSSLSPSFPLDSTPALSPSHPAFLLPSPSSSSSSSSSTLHCGGPEPDSPTGSSSSRSSMKVSEASIQFSLSQTNLFSAQVDSVLRGDYLMQMGAVGPKKLCLVCGDFASGYHYGVASCEACKAFFKRTVQGNIEYSCPVMNKCEITKRRRKACQACRFQKCLQAGMMREGVRMDRVRGGRQKYKRQTETGLSSNCRTSAHCGNSRNKVISHLLLTEPAPLAATHDDSTNDGSLRTLLTLCDLLNRELLVLIGWAKQIPGFSGLSLVDQMSLLQSGWMEALLVGVAWRSQDAAGEELVFSGNLRLDEGQCRATGLDDLYEALCHLTAKYRAMNLSPEEVVTLKAMVLANSDADPVDCPDSVQRFQDGLHEALQEYEVSRREQRRVGRLLMSLPLLRQTADRAVQAFLRLHRHRRIPIPKLLLEMLDAKV